Within the Musa acuminata AAA Group cultivar baxijiao chromosome BXJ2-9, Cavendish_Baxijiao_AAA, whole genome shotgun sequence genome, the region ataactaACGAATCTTCAATTTAGGTTTTGGATAATCCTTGGATGAATGGGAACCTTGATAAATTGTACTTCCTTTATAAGGAGGAGATAAATAAACAactaaaaattaataaattaaatcataaattgacaacttgcaattcacacaattAAATGTGGATCTATATCTATACATTCCTCAAACTAATATAAAAAGATATCCTAATGATTTATAAGCTAGAGCTAGCATAAGAAAGTTGAATTTATAATCTATTTCACCAAGGCTTAAATATCTTTAACAATAAAAGTACTATAGATCAGTATGCTGATAGGACTACATGATCATTATCCTAATAAGATGAGTCAGTGTATTATAGATCATTGTTAAATATCTTTAACAATAAAAGTACTATAGATCATTATGCTGATAGGACTACATGATCATTACCTTTGATATAATTAGATAAGTCAGTGTATTCATGAATATCcttgtatatatttttaaatagataTAGAAAATTGATTATTCTTTCAAATAAAGGCATAGGAACTACGCTTGGATTGAGGTACTCTTTGTTCACATCTTTCCATAAGTCTCTAAAACTTGTAGTTCCTCACATGCCATATGCACACTTGTTCCCTGGTTTGCTCAAGCTGcaaatttcataaatcaaaaaagCATGGAACTCTATATATTTGGAAGTAATAAACTTAGCTTGGATTAGTATATGGAGTTGGAAGTCATTTTGTCTTGGAAGCAATATCTTCATACTTGGAATTTTGTAGCATTAGGAGTTCAAATAAAACTAGGTTAGTGCATAATTAGAAGATTGATTATGAACGGAATTATAATATTTAGTTTTACTTCTCTCTTCCAATCTTCTCCTAGCCATGGGAAGCTCTACCTCATAAACCACTCATAAACCATTAGGATGTTTTTTTATATTAGTTTCCTGTAAGGCCTCGTGTTTGAGGAATGTAAAGATATAGATCTACTTTTAatagtgtgaattgcaagttgttAATTGATTATTTAATTTGTTAATTTTTAGCTGCTTATTTACCTCCTCTCCAAAGGAGGTATAATTTATCCAGGTTCTATAGTTCCCATCAACCATAAAATCCAAAACGAAAGAAGAAAAAAGTACAatcgaaatataaaaaaaaaggttgGAAGAAACTTCGATCGaacaaaatatatcaaatgattaTCCAAAACCCAAATCGAAGATTCGTTACTTACAAATTTAACAAAACCTTCACAAATGGAAGCgaaaacttgaaaaaaaaaagaaaagtctcCAACTCTAGAAACATTTCACAGAATAAAAATCCTCTGAATGATTAATAAGATCATAATTTGCTTTGACTATATGAATACAAAGATCATCAAACCCATACGGATACTGTAGAATCTTCTTACCTTATAAGGTAATCTTCATAATACAAAGATCCTTAATAACCAACCCTTCATCCCTCTTAAGATGACTTTATTCAAAGAATCAGATGCCTTTAGACTATCCAGGCAATCAAATCCTTAGTACCCAACCCCattcttgtttgtttgtttttttcctttctactttaaaaaatatatacattcatgGTCCATTAGATGACCCAACAATAATTTTTAAGATGGAGCAGTCTCCCTTGATCCACTAGTAATGAAAGATATACCCCCTTCCagcaaaaaattatcaatatgggAAATAATACGTTAGAAGTTAAACTTATGGAATTCTATAGCCACCATCACACAGTggtgaaaaatattatttatggaattcactttattgGCCTTGTTAAGGATAGTTTTCTTGGATGatctttaatatataaattattatgataaatataaAAGGGGATTCACGAAATACATATAGAATATTATAAGTATATAAAAGATCTTACTTATCACGAAGAGTAAGATTGTCAATTGCATTTTGTTCGACATGCATTATATATTTTGAGATGAAAGCTGTCACAGCAGACAGCCTTCTATGATTGGGGTGCGTTTCTCGAGATAGAGGGCAAATAACAAATGGGAGAGACAATGACTGCAGAACGCCATCTGTAGGCCACGGATCAAACCAGATCACATGCCACGTTCAATTCCGTAACCAGCAACTTGgcctttaataatattatatcctACCGTTGGCCACACCAGTTTAGCCTGGGGTTGATCCAGATGGCAGATTTGATTGCCACGCAGTAATAACATAATTACGGCAATCACTCGACCCCTATAAATATTGAGCCATGAGGGCTTCCTCTCTCTCACAATTCCACAAGGCGACTCATTACTATATATATGGTGGAGTGATTAGGGGTGGAGACCATGAGCTCTCGGTGCCTCGTCGCAAGCGGTGTTGAGGAGGTCGCTCGAAAGACCTCAGGCTTCCATCCCAGTGTTTGGGGTGACTACTTCATTACGCATGTCTCACCCTCTTCCGATGCTCAGGCATGCATCTAAGTACAACTAAACTTGTGTGTGACTTCTACATTACGCAAGTCTCATCATCCTCTTCTAAAGCACGGCATTCATGAAGAGTGCGACTAATCTTATCTATAACTTTTCCACCTGAACTAAACATGGTTACGTGAAAATACAATGTGCACAACTTGCTAGCTGAGCAAATTCTGCGCATCTATTATAATCAAACATGCTTTGGCCTATCTGCAAGAAGTGGGCCCGTCGCTTCATATGGTCGGCAATACCAGCATTGTTTTATCATTCTACGTTGCAATTTGATGCAGGACAATCATGCATGGATGGAGGAAAGATCAAGAGAACTAAGGAAGCAAATAAAGAGCATGCTGCAGGACTACAGTGATTTACTGCAGACTATGCAATTGATCGATGCCATCCAACTTCTTGGAGTGGCCTATCATTTTGAGAAGGAGATAAGCGATGCATTAAGCAAAGTCTATGATGCAGATTTTAACACACATGGCCTCTACGAGGCCTCTCTTCGATTTCGATTACTTAGACAACATGGATATAACATATCTCCAGGTAGTCTTCTTCAATCTTTGAGAGTGTAAGAACATATAAGAACTGAACACTCCTATATGATGAAAGAAATAAATGCCACGTTAGACTAGCTTTAGTTACATTTGGTTTGGCAATCCAAAATGAAGTTTGACGCCGGATCAATTAATCATTTTGATGACAAGATCTGCAAAATTGACTTAAAGAGGCTTAAGCATCTATTGTTACTAAATAGTTCGTGGTAGACAAGAGTAAGCAAGATTTCTGTTATATTTCACCAAATAGTCTGCGGCAGACGTGAATACACTGCTTCGTAGTGCAGATGTTTTTAACAAGTTTAAAGATGAGGAAGGAAGTTTCATGTCTGCCTTGAAGGGTGATGTGGAGGGACTATTAAGCTTATACAACGCAGCGTACCTTGGAACACATGGAGAGACAATACTTGACGAAGCCATTTCTTTTACAAGAAGCATACTTACCTCCATGTTAAGCGATCTCGAACCACCTTTACTGTCGAAAGTGTCTCTTTCCCTTGAGACACCTCTATTTCGAAGAACCAAAAGGCTCTTGACAAGAAACTACATCTCCATCTACCAAGAGGATGCAACACGAAATGATGTGTTATTAGAGCTTGCcaagctagatttcaatctagtcCAATCGCTTCACCGTGAGGAGCTTAAAAGCCTCTCCATGTaagttttttctcttttctaatattgtttattattctagtaattaatgCAAAATCATTAACTCTCATTTGATAGGACTTGAATATGGAACAACCAAATAGTCGTTTGCAACTACATTAGATTTTTCATGCGCCTAAAAAGGTTTATTTTTCATGTGCCTAAAAAGGTTTATATACACATGTTAGAGAAAAAGGTTTATATACACATGTCGATTAATAGCTTCATGTTACATGATATGTTGTAATGtgttagagaaaaaaatattaacaaGGTCAGGAGATCATTTATTTGAGTTGTGAATAACTTATTGATTGTTTGTTAATGCAATCAAGATGGTGGAAGGATTTGGCCCTCGCCAAGAGTCTAAGTTTTGTCCGAGACCGATTGGTGGAATGCTATTACTGGATGCTTGCAGTGTTTAGTGAACCTCACTATTCTCGTGCACGAGTAATGACTCTGAAATTGGGAGCCCTGACTTCCATCATGGATGATATTTATGATAACTATAGCACACTAGAGGAGAGCCGACTCCTTACCGATGCTATCCAAAGGTTTGAAATTTTCATATGCAGAATATTAGTATGTATTGAAGttctttattattttatcttatgataatatatgttatgatatagGGAACATAATTGTTATGATTATATCATAGTTACGTTTTCTAAGGATCATTAAGTTCTATATTTAGGTGGGAAGCCCAGGCTGTTGATCAGCTACCAGACTACATGAAAGACTATTATCTCAAGCTGATCAATAACTTGGAAGAAATGAATGATGAGCTAGCACCAGAGGAGAAGTATCGCATGCTATATCTAAAGGAAGAAGTGTGTTGCTTTGCCTTTATTCAATATAGTTCGTTAGATCACCTTTGTGTGAATTCATGTATCTTGTTTTGCCTTGAATGCAGATAAAAACCTTGGCCAGATTTTATTTAGAGGAATCCAAATGGGGTGTGGAAGGATACGTGCCAACAGTAGAAGAACATCTGCGTATATCAATGATGACAATTGCATATCCCATGCTTGCTTGTGCCTCTTTCGTGGGCATGGGAGATGTGGCAACGAAGGAGGCATTTGAATGGGTTACGAGTTACCCTACGATCCTCAAAGCTTCCTCAATAATTTTTCGTGTGGTGGATGACATAAATTCACATGAGGTATTATTAGTTTCTATAAATACttgctttgaatttttttttttctcttattttgctcCTACAAAGTTGTCGTGAGTTACGAATGCTATTTAACACAAAAATGAGAGGCATTTTTTGTTGTCAAAGGGTTAACTTATGAACATTTCAAGTCCATCATGTTGATAATTAATTAGCCATTCCATTTTAGTGAATATTTCACTCCTGTTGTATTGTTTTGGAGAGGAGAGTGGTCTTCTCAGTTGGTCATTTTTTATGCTCTTATTTGCAGAGCTCCTCttgtaattttataatttagCTAATTAAAAGAATGATCATTTTAGTGAACACGAGGTGGTTTGAGATGATGGAATATTGGTACTCTATAACAACGTGAATACAACTAGCCATACAGATATCAAATTCTATCACAGTACCCGTAATTTAAATGACTATTACGATAGATTGATTTCCTTATCCCTTAAGTTAAATAGGATTAGTAACACAAGTTATTTAATTAACCGTCGGTGATGTTGCAGCTGGAGCAAGAACGAGGACACACTGCTTCCACAGTAGAATGCTACATGAAACAGTACGACACGGATGCAAATGAGGCATGCAAGAAGCTGCAGGTGTTGGTCCATGATGCATGGAAGGATGTGAACAAAGAATGTATCAATCCAACTGCAGTCCCCATGCCTTTGCTCGAAAGAGTAGTTAACTTTTCACGATCTACGGAAGACCTATACAAGGATATTGACTCATACACCCACTCCAACACTACCATGAAAGACCGTATCACTCTGTTGCTTGTCCAACCCGTTCCTGTTTGATTGAAGTCGTACGTTCCTATGACCGCTATCCATACTAGGATTTGCCGCAGGAGTGAGTTACTACCCGATGTCATTATGCTTAAGCACTTGCATGCGAAATAAAGGCCTCAACATCAGTATCATTTTAGAGGCTGAGTAGTTTTTAGCTTGAAAAGCTTATGTAAGATCTTGTAAACCATATTGAAGTGCATGAAAATTAGAAGAATTTTTCCTTTCCTAAATGATCAAAGGTTGTTTTTGGACGATTTATATTCACGATTAATCTTCTACTAATTcaattggtcttattatcatcATGAATGTTTTGGAATTATTTCATACACCCACTCTAACACTAGGATGAAGGAGCATATCACATTCTTTGTAAACCATGTTGCTATGTTTGACGAAATTAAAAGCATCTATGCTTCCTAAATGAACAAAGCTTGCGACTTAATTGATGGTTTGTATTCCGGATTCATCATGTCATTCTTTGTAAACCATGTTGCTATGTTTGCCCAAATTAAAAGCATCTATGCTTCCTAAATGAACAAAGCTTGCGACTTTATTGATGATTTGTATTCGGGATTCATCATGTCATTCTTTATAAACCATGtttgataaggtatatttcggGCATAGGCCACGTCACAATCAATGTCATGCCACGCTATAGCCAAGTCAACAAGAGAAGCACTCCCACGCGCCGATCCAACAACCATACCAAGACATCGCTCGGCATGTCCCATCCTGGAAAGCCCGGGGCGATGCCGTATGGCGCCATTCTGCACGTCTCGAGATGGCGAACGCACAAATGTACCATCTCACTCCTCGAGGATCAGTCGCCATGCTAAACCTATATATGATCGactctcgtacagtagtataaaagcccctaGCCAGCATCTGACCTAGTAggagaagaaaaaagaggaaaagCAGAACCCCACATTGACTTACTCGTTGAGGGGCCATAGTCGGTAATCACCCGACGGGGCCTTCTGTGCAGGAGAGCGATCATCCCCAAAGTGAGACCACCTCGATCAAGAAAGAATGCCTCCCCCGACGCACCGACCAGCATCCCGACGGAGAGCCATCAACCAACGTCTCGAACAAGAGCCATCAACTAGCTTCCCAACCTCGGTAACTAGCTCAGATGATTGAAGAATCCTGACATCGACCCATGAACCAAGCCATATTGACTTATCAGCCACAGTACATCTATTCACCAACAtctttggtgctagaaggagggttaTGTCGCAAGAGCATCTCACAGGAGCTCTCCTCAAGGGAGAACCTCCGGCCGGCCACCCCTTTGTCGGGTCCGAAAATCAAAACCCCTCCCCGTCCTCAGAGATGGGGGGATCCGGCCTCGATGCCAAATTGCTACTAGCGCATGTTCAACGATGCGGGGTTGTCGCCCCCCGGACTTACCACGGGACCCTTGGTTGTATCACCCGAGGCATTCCTCGGCTTAACTAAACAAGTACAGGTATTGGTAAGGATGATGCAGATGATTGTCCCACTCATCTCCCAAATCGTGGGGCTAGCAGCTCCCCCGACTGACGTGACACGGCAAAGGCTGAACAGGGAGCAAGTCGAGAtgggagaagcccgagagcagaCGATTGACCCGAGAGGTCTGCCCGAGTAGAGCATACTCGCACCCTGCGGAATCACTTTGCCCCACTCCGAGCCCGACATCATATCATCCGACTCGGCGGATGACTCGTTCAGGACCCAGTTATCTCGGGTCAACCAATGCCTGAACAAGTTCCAGTCTGAGTTATAGAAGTCGCGAGGCGAGTCAGGCGAAGGTAGCTTAGGCGGATCCCCTTTTACTTAGGAAATATAGGACAAGCCTCTATACCCCTCAACTTCAAGCTGTCGGCATTGGAGACGTACGATGTCGGCTCCGATCCTGTAGAGCACGTCGCCACATGtcaggctcagatggccctctatggcacctccgatgaactgatgtgtcgggcattccTGACCACCTTCAAGGGACCGGCACGAGCGTGGTTCAGCCGACTACGCCTGTCCTCGGTCTCATCTCTCGACCAGCtcgctagtgttgaatctcgtattttcatgatgaaatcacttgatatatgtttatgatttaatctgcgttttgagtgacgtaggatgcttcgatcaggatgagacaattaaagcaggaaaatcatgttgtgccaaaggaacatgtcagaagattggacgtcaggccggtggatcgatcgacgtatcgacagaaggcttcgagccgtggactcgggcatcgggccaaaaagagcgggtattgtgctaaggatatcggagttgcggagtcaactggccgattgggcaataggctgcaggagaggacaatgcgccgaagaatcgaacgaagcatcgagggaccaatgatatgccggacaacttggttaattgcttaggattaattgtctcgatcaaagttttgttttaagtgtgtaggattaactacgatggaagaaagacatgcagcaggagttacgccggagtcaagacaatgatcacgttgggagttcgagagttcgatagaagttcggatagtcgtcggaagttctacgggaacaaatccgagaagtccatgagcttgccaaagaagctcgtcggaactcaccaagtggatcgtcgcaagtccaggagtttgccggaagttcgcaggagcatcaccaagggttcatcggatgatcgacggaagttcgacggaagctcgccggaagaagcgattgacgcatcggagcaagttgcagtaaatgtcttagggaatatcgttgttagcacaatgattaagttggaaatgggaggtgatgttaggactctagcttcgagagtcctaattgagagggacattcatgtaaaactattaggactctagctaggagagtcctaattgagagggacattctgttaggactctagctaggagagtcctaattgagaggggcattcatgtaggaggtgttttattagagaagaattaggagttgtaagggaataggagtcttgactatgagtcctactaggagttggttagaagtaagagtcttaagtaggagtcctataaagagttagggtttagaagccctataaatagccatatattccttctcttttgataagcaataaatgaatcttttctgcaacctttgagcagcaactccaagggaggaacccctatagagttccaaggaggccgatcccctaaagagatcaaccccaagtttagaatctgcaaaggttctaacacctggtatcggagcagcgttcttggcatctcgctgcccttccactgccatccatcagccctccaaaaccgcccaaagcaattcccacgattgcttaaaagatcgtcaccgaattccgccatcatctccaccaccgcggatcatcctttgatctcc harbors:
- the LOC135623694 gene encoding alpha-humulene synthase-like, whose product is MSSRCLVASGVEEVARKTSGFHPSVWGDYFITHVSPSSDAQDNHAWMEERSRELRKQIKSMLQDYSDLLQTMQLIDAIQLLGVAYHFEKEISDALSKVYDADFNTHGLYEASLRFRLLRQHGYNISPDVFNKFKDEEGSFMSALKGDVEGLLSLYNAAYLGTHGETILDEAISFTRSILTSMLSDLEPPLLSKVSLSLETPLFRRTKRLLTRNYISIYQEDATRNDVLLELAKLDFNLVQSLHREELKSLSIWWKDLALAKSLSFVRDRLVECYYWMLAVFSEPHYSRARVMTLKLGALTSIMDDIYDNYSTLEESRLLTDAIQRWEAQAVDQLPDYMKDYYLKLINNLEEMNDELAPEEKYRMLYLKEEIKTLARFYLEESKWGVEGYVPTVEEHLRISMMTIAYPMLACASFVGMGDVATKEAFEWVTSYPTILKASSIIFRVVDDINSHELEQERGHTASTVECYMKQYDTDANEACKKLQVLVHDAWKDVNKECINPTAVPMPLLERVVNFSRSTEDLYKDIDSYTHSNTTMKDRITLLLVQPVPV